The following is a genomic window from Verrucomicrobiota bacterium.
ACCGGCGAATGGATTCCACCGCAAAAGCCGCGGTGTCCTTGTCGATACCGACATTCACCCAACCCTCGTTTCTCGCGATGTCGTAGACGCCGTAGGGTGTGGCGCGCCCTTCGGCCTGGCTTAGAAAATCGTAAACGTTAACCTCCCGGGGATTGCCCTTGGGACGCCACTGCCGCCCGGCATTCTTGAAGTTGCCGACCAGTTCTTTCTTCTTGGCGTCCACGGAGATGACCGGGTTGCCTCTCCCGAGGTTGTCCTCAGCCAGGAGGTTGATAAACTCGAATTGCTCGTTTCGATCGGGGTGCTGCTTTCCTTCGGATGTCTTGCGATTGGCTTGAAGGCTGTAGCCCATTTCGCGCAAAAGTTCACTCACCATGCGATGACTGACTTTGAGACCTTGGGCGCTTAACTCAACAGCGAGTGTCCGTAAGCTTTTGCATGTCCAGCGCAGAGGAGACTCCGGATCACCCCGGGTGACTGGTTCAACCAAAGCTTCCAGGGCAGTTCTTATTTCCGGATTGGTATCCGCGGTTTTCTTACGTCCGCCGCCGGAGTTGCGAGTCCTCCCGGCGCTGTTTTTCAACGCCTCGGGATCGCCCAGTTCTTCGATTCCGCGTTTAATGGTGTTAACCGAAATTCCGGTGGCTCGATTGACCTCCATCACGCCGTTCGGACCTGCGGACAGGGCTTCGGCAGCAGCCCACAATCGCCGACTCTTTTCATCAAAGGTGACATTTAAACTCTCAAATCGGGCGGTGATTGATGTCTCTAAAGAAGCCATAAAAAACTCTAGCAAACAGACTCAGGATATCAAGTTGTTTTGTGACGGTTCCTAAGCGTGGTGTAGTCCAGGTCCTGAGGCGTAAATAACAGGCCAGATATCTCGTCTTCCCGAATGTTTATTGAACCAGCAGTCTCGCCGTTCTTTAGAACTCCCATCCCTAACTTCCAAAGCGGTCGGTCGGCAGCAATCGAGGTAGACACACCAAAACCAGGATTCTCACTAGCGGTGAGTGGCAAGTAAGTGTCTGAAGAGCCCCCTTGCGTTACATCCGCGACCTTTGGCCGAAGAATTAAATCTAAGGTTTCCGCATCCGAAATATATGCTGCATAACCAATAGGAACGGTTACTGACAAATCATATGTATCTGGCGAATATAACCCTGAAACAACGAGGCGATACTTTTTGTAAGGCTCAATTTGTTGGGACCGAGGTGTAGTCTCAACGGTATATCCAGCTTGGTTCCAAGAATCCGTAGATTCACCGTAAAACGTAAAATACATTCTATCATAATCAGTTGAGAAGAATTTCGCTTCTATTGTAATATTCTCTGTTGCAAGCTCTATTGCTGATACATCTTGAGTAGACGCGAGAGCGATCGCAGATAGAGCAACGAAGATTGAGAAAATAGATTTGTGTTTCATTG
Proteins encoded in this region:
- a CDS encoding ISAzo13 family transposase, producing the protein MASLETSITARFESLNVTFDEKSRRLWAAAEALSAGPNGVMEVNRATGISVNTIKRGIEELGDPEALKNSAGRTRNSGGGRKKTADTNPEIRTALEALVEPVTRGDPESPLRWTCKSLRTLAVELSAQGLKVSHRMVSELLREMGYSLQANRKTSEGKQHPDRNEQFEFINLLAEDNLGRGNPVISVDAKKKELVGNFKNAGRQWRPKGNPREVNVYDFLSQAEGRATPYGVYDIARNEGWVNVGIDKDTAAFAVESIRRWWNEMGRVNYPDATRLMITADGGGSNASRSRLWKTQLQGFCNEIQIPIVVSHFPPGTSKWNKIEHRLFSFISMNWKGKPLTSFETILNLISSTTTKTGLKVNADIDLNPYPKGIKVSDAQLRMIDISRNDFHGEWNYTINPQNMLFS